A DNA window from Streptomyces sp. CA-278952 contains the following coding sequences:
- the cofD gene encoding 2-phospho-L-lactate transferase, with protein sequence MRIVVLAGGIGGARFLRGLKQAAPDADITVIGNTGDDIHLFGLKVCPDLDTVMYTLGGGINEEQGWGRTDETFQVKEELAAYGVGPGWFGLGDRDFATHIVRTQMLGAGYPLSAVTEALCARWQPGVRLLPMSDDRVETHVAVEMDGESKAIHFQEYWVKLRASVEAQAIVPVGAEQAKPAPGVLEAIGAADVIVFPPSNPVVSIGTILAVPGIREAIAEAGVPVVGLSPIVGDAPVRGMADKVLAAVGVESTAAAVAQHYGSGLLDGWLVDTVDAGAVGEVEAAGIRCRAVPLMMTDVDATAAMARQALELAEEVRA encoded by the coding sequence ATGCGCATTGTTGTTCTGGCCGGTGGCATCGGCGGTGCCCGCTTCCTTCGCGGCCTCAAGCAGGCCGCGCCCGACGCGGACATCACGGTGATCGGCAACACGGGTGATGACATCCATCTGTTCGGGCTGAAGGTCTGTCCCGACCTCGACACCGTGATGTACACCCTCGGTGGTGGCATCAACGAGGAGCAGGGCTGGGGGCGGACCGACGAGACCTTCCAGGTCAAGGAGGAGCTCGCGGCGTACGGCGTGGGCCCCGGGTGGTTCGGGCTCGGCGACCGCGACTTCGCGACCCATATCGTCCGTACGCAGATGCTGGGCGCGGGCTATCCGCTGAGCGCGGTCACCGAGGCGCTCTGCGCCCGGTGGCAGCCGGGCGTGCGGCTGCTCCCCATGTCCGACGACCGGGTCGAGACGCATGTCGCCGTCGAGATGGACGGCGAGAGCAAGGCGATCCACTTCCAGGAGTACTGGGTGAAGCTGCGCGCCTCCGTCGAGGCGCAGGCGATCGTGCCGGTCGGCGCGGAGCAGGCCAAGCCGGCCCCGGGGGTGCTGGAGGCCATCGGTGCGGCCGATGTCATCGTCTTCCCGCCGTCGAATCCGGTGGTGTCCATCGGCACGATCCTCGCCGTGCCCGGGATCCGGGAGGCCATCGCCGAGGCCGGGGTGCCGGTCGTCGGCCTCTCCCCCATCGTCGGGGACGCGCCCGTGCGCGGGATGGCGGACAAGGTGCTCGCCGCGGTGGGCGTCGAGTCGACCGCCGCGGCGGTGGCCCAGCACTACGGTTCGGGGCTGCTGGACGGCTGGCTGGTGGACACGGTGGACGCGGGTGCGGTCGGCGAGGTCGAGGCGGCGGGGATCCGCTGCCGGGCGGTGCCGCTGATGATGACGGACGTGGACGCGACCGCGGCGATGGCCCGGCAGGCCCTGGAGCTGGCCGAGGAGGTCCGGGCGTGA
- a CDS encoding cysteine dioxygenase codes for MNSSDSDLQIAGDILEVQHLLQPAREHPSTVSEFVGLARSIAADRAQWAGIVQYDSASRWYHRLHQGPGYEVWLLSWVPGQGSGRHDHGLSAGVLTVLEGELTEHTERGTRALGAGAQRAFGPGYVHEVVNDSLEPAVSLHIYYPGLTEMPMHATQSAPTAVGAVPA; via the coding sequence ATGAACAGCAGCGACAGCGACCTTCAGATCGCCGGCGACATCCTCGAGGTCCAGCACCTCCTGCAGCCCGCCCGCGAGCACCCCTCCACCGTCTCCGAGTTCGTCGGCCTCGCACGCTCCATCGCGGCCGACCGTGCGCAGTGGGCCGGAATCGTCCAGTACGACTCCGCCTCCCGCTGGTACCACCGCCTGCACCAGGGCCCCGGCTACGAGGTGTGGCTGCTCAGCTGGGTGCCCGGGCAGGGCAGCGGGCGTCATGACCACGGCCTCTCCGCCGGCGTACTGACGGTTCTGGAGGGCGAGTTGACCGAACACACCGAGCGCGGGACGCGCGCTCTCGGCGCGGGCGCGCAGCGTGCCTTCGGCCCGGGGTACGTCCACGAAGTGGTCAACGACTCGCTCGAACCGGCCGTGAGTCTGCACATCTACTACCCGGGCCTGACCGAGATGCCGATGCACGCCACGCAAAGCGCCCCGACGGCCGTGGGCGCCGTACCCGCCTGA
- a CDS encoding WhiB family transcriptional regulator, protein MTELFQQLLVEDADEELGWQERALCAQTDPESFFPEKGGSTREAKKVCLACEVRSECLEYALSNDERFGIWGGLSERERRRLKKAAI, encoded by the coding sequence ATGACCGAGCTGTTCCAGCAACTGCTGGTCGAGGACGCGGACGAGGAACTCGGCTGGCAGGAGCGCGCACTGTGCGCCCAGACCGATCCCGAGTCCTTCTTTCCCGAAAAGGGCGGATCCACCCGCGAGGCCAAGAAGGTCTGCCTCGCCTGTGAGGTGCGTTCGGAATGCCTTGAGTACGCCCTTTCCAACGACGAACGCTTCGGAATCTGGGGCGGGCTCTCCGAGCGGGAGCGGCGGCGCCTCAAGAAGGCCGCCATCTGA
- a CDS encoding DNA-3-methyladenine glycosylase family protein, translating into MAGRFAPRSARAALPHQAAAPAPRTAAPTHDGPPLTREWAPAGPLDLRLVLGPLRRGPADPTFRMVADGTFWRATRTPEGPGTLRLAARGDRIAAAAWGPGADWLLAGLPALLGADDDPDAFVPRHRLLALTRHRRPGLRLLRTGLVMESLIPSILEQKVTTDEAYRAWRHLVRRFGTPAPGPTAELGLHVMPDPRGWAMIPSWEWHRANVDAKRSSTILRAVRVARRLEEAATMSLPEALTRLELIPGIGPWTSAETLQRSNGAPDAVTVGDLHLPGIVGHVLADNRDADDEEMLSLLTPYEGQRHRATRLILLSGHTPKRRSPRMTPGNITHL; encoded by the coding sequence GTGGCAGGACGATTCGCCCCCCGCTCCGCGCGAGCGGCGCTGCCGCACCAGGCTGCCGCCCCGGCGCCTCGGACGGCCGCGCCCACGCACGACGGACCGCCGCTGACCCGGGAGTGGGCCCCGGCGGGCCCGCTGGACCTCCGCCTCGTCCTGGGCCCCCTGCGCCGGGGCCCGGCGGACCCCACGTTCCGGATGGTCGCGGACGGCACGTTCTGGCGGGCCACCCGAACGCCCGAGGGCCCCGGCACCCTGCGCCTCGCGGCGCGCGGCGACCGGATCGCGGCGGCGGCCTGGGGCCCCGGCGCGGACTGGCTGCTGGCGGGGCTCCCCGCACTCCTGGGCGCGGACGACGACCCGGACGCCTTCGTCCCCCGCCACCGCCTGCTGGCCCTGACCCGCCACCGCCGCCCGGGCCTGCGGCTCCTCCGCACGGGCCTGGTCATGGAGTCGCTGATCCCCTCCATCCTGGAGCAGAAGGTCACCACGGACGAGGCGTACCGCGCCTGGCGCCACCTGGTCCGCCGCTTCGGCACCCCTGCCCCCGGCCCCACCGCGGAGCTGGGCCTGCACGTCATGCCGGACCCACGAGGCTGGGCGATGATCCCGTCCTGGGAATGGCACAGGGCGAACGTCGACGCCAAGCGGTCGTCCACGATCCTGCGCGCGGTCCGCGTGGCCCGCCGCCTGGAGGAGGCGGCGACGATGAGCCTCCCCGAGGCACTGACCCGCCTGGAACTGATCCCCGGCATCGGCCCCTGGACCTCGGCCGAGACCCTCCAGCGCTCGAACGGCGCACCGGACGCGGTCACGGTCGGCGACCTGCACCTCCCGGGCATCGTGGGCCACGTCCTGGCGGACAACCGCGACGCGGACGACGAGGAGATGCTGTCCCTGCTCACCCCGTACGAGGGCCAGCGCCACCGAGCGACCCGCCTGATCCTGCTCTCGGGCCACACCCCGAAACGCCGGTCCCCGAGGATGACCCCGGGCAACATCACCCACCTGTAG
- a CDS encoding TIGR03089 family protein, with protein MNSSDRTPADLLRSALAADPARPLVTFYDDATGERVELSVATFANWVAKTANLLQGDLAAEPDDRLALLLPAHWQSAVWLLACSSVGVVADVQGDPAAADLVVTGPDSLERARACRGERVALALRPLGGRFPQAPEGFADYAVEVPSQGDRFAPFAPVDPDAPALAVGGVELTGAQLVARAREDADALGLVPGSRLLTGRTYDTWEGLSAGLFAPLAAGGSVVLCRHLGQLDAEGLAKRTESERVTNTAV; from the coding sequence ATGAACTCCAGCGACCGCACCCCTGCCGACCTGCTGCGATCCGCCCTCGCCGCGGACCCGGCCCGCCCCCTGGTCACCTTCTACGACGACGCCACCGGAGAACGCGTCGAACTGTCGGTGGCCACCTTCGCCAATTGGGTGGCCAAGACGGCCAATCTGCTCCAGGGCGACCTCGCGGCGGAGCCGGACGACCGGCTCGCCCTGCTGCTCCCCGCGCACTGGCAGTCCGCGGTCTGGCTGCTCGCCTGCTCCTCCGTCGGGGTCGTCGCCGACGTCCAGGGCGACCCGGCCGCCGCCGATCTCGTCGTGACCGGCCCGGACAGCCTGGAGCGGGCGCGGGCCTGCCGGGGCGAGCGCGTCGCCCTCGCCCTGCGTCCGCTGGGTGGCCGGTTCCCGCAGGCGCCCGAGGGGTTCGCGGACTACGCGGTGGAGGTGCCGAGCCAGGGCGACCGCTTCGCGCCCTTCGCCCCGGTGGACCCGGACGCGCCCGCGCTGGCGGTCGGCGGGGTCGAGCTGACGGGCGCGCAGCTCGTCGCCCGGGCCCGCGAGGACGCCGACGCCCTCGGACTCGTACCGGGGTCCCGGCTGCTCACCGGGCGTACGTACGACACCTGGGAAGGGCTGAGCGCCGGACTGTTCGCGCCACTGGCGGCCGGCGGGTCCGTGGTGCTCTGCCGCCACCTCGGGCAGCTCGACGCGGAGGGGCTGGCCAAGCGGACCGAGAGCGAGCGGGTCACCAACACCGCGGTATGA
- a CDS encoding NDP-sugar synthase, with translation MTEAKEAILLVGGKGTRLRPLTVHTPKPMVPAAGVPFLTHQLARARAAGVEHIVLATSYLAEVFEPHFGDGSSLGLHIEYVTEQEPLGTGGAIRNVAPKLSSGPDEPVLIFNGDILTGLDIRALVTSHTVSGADVSLHLTRVEDPRAFGLVPTDATGRVTAFLEKPQTPEEIVTDQINAGAYIFRRSVIDSIPAGRPVSVERETFPGLLASGAHLQGMVDSTYWLDLGTPGAFVRGSADLVLGRAPSPAVPGRCGDRLVLPTASVAPDAKLTGGTVVGAGAVIGAGARIDGSAILDGAVVEAGAVITDSLVGAGARIGDRTVLVGAVIGDGAQVGADNELRDGIRIWCGALLPDASVRFSSDQ, from the coding sequence GTGACAGAGGCAAAAGAAGCGATCCTCCTGGTCGGTGGCAAAGGCACCCGGCTGCGCCCGCTCACGGTGCACACCCCGAAGCCGATGGTTCCGGCGGCGGGGGTCCCCTTCCTCACCCACCAACTGGCGCGGGCCAGGGCGGCCGGGGTGGAGCACATCGTGCTCGCCACGTCCTACCTGGCGGAGGTCTTCGAACCGCACTTCGGCGACGGTTCCTCGCTCGGCCTGCACATCGAGTACGTCACCGAGCAGGAACCGCTCGGCACCGGCGGAGCCATCCGCAACGTCGCGCCGAAGCTGTCCTCGGGGCCCGACGAACCGGTCCTGATCTTCAACGGCGACATCCTGACCGGGCTCGACATCCGGGCCCTGGTCACCTCGCACACCGTCTCCGGGGCGGATGTCTCCCTCCACCTGACCCGGGTCGAGGACCCGCGCGCCTTCGGCCTCGTGCCGACCGACGCGACGGGCCGGGTCACGGCGTTCCTGGAGAAGCCGCAGACGCCGGAAGAGATCGTCACCGACCAGATCAACGCCGGGGCGTACATCTTCCGGCGCTCGGTCATCGACTCCATCCCGGCCGGCCGGCCCGTCTCCGTCGAACGCGAGACCTTCCCCGGACTGCTGGCCTCCGGCGCCCATCTCCAGGGCATGGTCGACTCGACGTACTGGCTGGACCTGGGCACCCCGGGCGCCTTCGTGCGCGGCTCCGCCGACCTCGTCCTCGGCCGCGCCCCGTCCCCGGCGGTCCCCGGCCGCTGCGGCGACCGCCTGGTCCTGCCGACCGCCTCCGTGGCCCCGGACGCCAAGCTCACCGGCGGCACGGTGGTCGGCGCCGGCGCGGTGATCGGCGCGGGCGCGAGAATAGACGGGTCGGCGATCCTGGACGGCGCGGTCGTGGAAGCGGGCGCGGTCATCACGGACTCGCTGGTCGGGGCCGGCGCCAGGATCGGCGACCGTACGGTGCTGGTGGGCGCGGTGATCGGCGACGGGGCACAGGTGGGCGCGGACAACGAACTGCGTGACGGGATCAGGATCTGGTGCGGCGCCCTCCTGCCGGACGCCTCGGTCCGCTTCTCCTCGGACCAGTAG
- a CDS encoding coenzyme F420-0:L-glutamate ligase → MARGGGVTTGDGGVAASGAPSFRVWALDGIPEVRAGDDLAKLIAAAEPGLVDGDILLVTSKIVSKAEGRIVRAADREAAIDAETVRVVARRGPLRIVENRQGLVMAAAGVDASNTSAGTVLLLPEDSDVSARAIRDGLRDALGVEVGVVVTDTFGRPWRNGLTDVAIGAAGVRVLDDLRGGTDAYGNPLSATVVATADELAAAGDLVKGKAEGLPVAVVRGLPHVVASGDEPGARALVRAAADDMFRLGTSEAVREAVTSRRTVREFTDEPVDPGAVRRAVAAAVTAPAPHHTTPWRFVLLESAASRTRLLDAMRDAWIEDLRRDGKSEESIAKRVRRGDVLRNAPYLAVPCLVMDGSHRYGDERRDAAEREMFVVAAGAGVQNFLVALAGERLGSAWVSSTMFCRSVVREVLSLPSSWDPLGAVAVGHAAGVPRERGVRDAEAFLTVR, encoded by the coding sequence GTGGCTCGCGGTGGTGGCGTTACTACCGGTGACGGTGGTGTCGCGGCTTCGGGTGCGCCCTCTTTCCGGGTCTGGGCGTTGGACGGGATTCCCGAGGTGCGGGCCGGTGACGATCTCGCCAAGCTGATCGCCGCGGCCGAGCCCGGACTGGTCGACGGGGACATCCTGCTCGTCACCTCGAAGATCGTTTCCAAGGCCGAGGGCCGGATCGTCCGGGCCGCCGACCGCGAGGCCGCCATAGACGCCGAGACCGTCCGGGTCGTAGCCCGGCGCGGGCCGCTGCGGATCGTGGAGAACCGGCAGGGTCTGGTCATGGCCGCCGCCGGGGTCGACGCCTCGAACACGTCGGCCGGGACCGTACTGCTGCTGCCCGAGGACTCCGACGTCTCCGCCCGGGCCATCCGGGACGGGCTGCGGGACGCCCTCGGCGTGGAGGTCGGCGTCGTCGTCACGGACACCTTCGGGCGGCCCTGGCGCAACGGGCTGACCGATGTCGCGATCGGGGCCGCCGGGGTGCGGGTGCTGGACGATCTGCGCGGCGGGACGGACGCGTACGGCAATCCGCTCAGCGCCACGGTCGTGGCCACGGCGGACGAGCTGGCCGCGGCCGGGGACCTGGTCAAGGGCAAGGCGGAGGGACTGCCGGTCGCCGTGGTGCGGGGGCTGCCGCATGTGGTGGCGTCCGGCGACGAGCCCGGTGCCCGTGCGTTGGTGCGGGCCGCCGCCGACGACATGTTCCGGCTCGGGACGTCCGAGGCCGTGCGGGAAGCGGTGACGTCGCGGCGAACGGTGCGCGAGTTCACCGACGAGCCGGTGGATCCGGGGGCCGTGCGGCGGGCGGTGGCCGCGGCGGTGACCGCGCCGGCCCCTCATCACACGACGCCGTGGCGGTTCGTGCTGCTGGAGTCCGCCGCGTCGCGGACCCGGTTGCTCGACGCGATGCGGGACGCGTGGATCGAGGACCTGCGGCGCGACGGCAAGAGCGAGGAGTCGATCGCCAAGCGGGTGCGGCGCGGGGACGTGCTGCGCAACGCGCCGTATCTGGCGGTGCCGTGCCTGGTGATGGACGGCTCGCACAGGTACGGGGACGAGCGGCGCGACGCCGCGGAGCGCGAGATGTTCGTCGTCGCGGCGGGCGCGGGCGTGCAGAACTTCCTGGTGGCGCTGGCGGGTGAGCGGCTGGGGTCGGCGTGGGTGTCCTCGACGATGTTCTGCCGGTCCGTGGTGCGGGAGGTGTTGTCGCTGCCGTCGTCCTGGGATCCGTTGGGGGCGGTGGCTGTGGGGCATGCGGCGGGGGTGCCTCGGGAGCGGGGCGTTCGCGATGCGGAGGCGTTTCTCACCGTGCGGTGA
- a CDS encoding peptidoglycan recognition protein family protein translates to MRALLVTSVGVTCAAALTLPLAAPALSTPAAHSATARPPSLSPESPGSGPPAAHIEAAPPRTDETRAAALAGSTQSLPLEPLAAPSDRSMGPAAAGQGLDRRTARPFSLVGVVWDDAEAELHGTVQVRTRATGGANWSDWQDVETHNAEHAADLGSAERNSGAVRGATAPLWVGDSDGVEVRVRPEAADPQHRSAAVPLPEGLRLELVDPGEDPAPEPAPDALAGRTVTPAAFAGNPVPPTTTGAVPEALTAESAAASAVNADLAPLGAAVIPALTKAATEEEAAIVAAGAKPYIGPRPKIVTRKGWGADEKLRERNFAYTKSVKAAFVHHSASGNNYTCKQAPSVLRSIYRYHVKSSGWRDFGYNFAVDKCGNIYEGRAGGVSKAVLGAHTLGFNTNTMGVAVLGTYSSTNPPAAAVTAVAKLTAWKLGLFGANPKGKVTLVSGGSGKYAKGKKVKMNVISGHRNAFATECPGARLYKKLGKARTSSAKLQGR, encoded by the coding sequence ATGCGTGCACTATTGGTCACCTCAGTCGGCGTCACCTGCGCGGCAGCCCTCACCCTGCCGCTCGCCGCCCCCGCCCTGTCCACCCCGGCCGCGCACTCCGCCACGGCCCGGCCTCCTTCCCTGTCCCCCGAGTCGCCCGGGTCCGGCCCGCCGGCGGCCCACATCGAAGCCGCCCCGCCGCGCACCGACGAGACCCGTGCGGCCGCGCTCGCGGGCTCGACGCAGTCCCTGCCCCTGGAACCCCTCGCCGCACCGTCCGACCGGTCCATGGGCCCGGCGGCGGCCGGCCAGGGGCTGGACCGGCGGACGGCCCGCCCGTTCTCCCTGGTCGGCGTGGTCTGGGACGACGCCGAAGCCGAACTCCACGGCACGGTCCAGGTCCGCACCCGGGCGACCGGCGGCGCGAACTGGTCGGACTGGCAGGACGTCGAGACCCACAACGCCGAGCACGCCGCCGACCTCGGCAGCGCCGAACGGAACTCCGGCGCCGTGCGCGGAGCGACCGCCCCGCTCTGGGTCGGCGACTCGGACGGCGTGGAGGTACGCGTACGCCCGGAAGCCGCCGATCCGCAGCACCGGTCCGCCGCCGTGCCGCTCCCCGAGGGGCTGCGCCTCGAACTCGTCGACCCGGGCGAGGACCCCGCGCCCGAACCCGCCCCCGACGCCCTCGCCGGCCGGACCGTCACCCCGGCGGCGTTCGCCGGCAACCCGGTGCCGCCGACGACGACGGGAGCCGTGCCGGAGGCGCTCACCGCCGAATCCGCCGCGGCCTCGGCCGTCAACGCGGACCTCGCGCCGCTCGGCGCGGCCGTCATCCCCGCGCTGACCAAGGCGGCGACGGAGGAGGAAGCGGCGATCGTCGCGGCCGGGGCGAAGCCGTACATCGGCCCCCGCCCGAAGATCGTCACCCGCAAGGGCTGGGGCGCGGACGAGAAGCTCCGCGAGCGCAACTTCGCGTACACCAAGTCCGTCAAGGCGGCCTTCGTGCACCACAGCGCGAGCGGGAACAACTACACCTGCAAGCAAGCCCCTTCGGTGCTCCGCAGCATCTACCGCTACCACGTCAAGAGCAGCGGCTGGCGCGACTTCGGCTACAACTTCGCCGTCGACAAGTGCGGAAACATCTACGAGGGCCGGGCCGGAGGCGTCTCCAAGGCCGTCCTGGGCGCCCACACCCTGGGCTTCAACACCAACACCATGGGCGTCGCCGTGCTCGGCACGTACTCCTCCACCAACCCGCCCGCCGCCGCGGTGACCGCCGTCGCCAAGCTCACCGCCTGGAAGCTCGGACTGTTCGGGGCCAACCCCAAGGGCAAGGTCACCCTCGTCTCCGGCGGAAGCGGCAAGTACGCGAAGGGCAAGAAGGTCAAGATGAACGTCATCTCGGGCCATCGGAACGCCTTCGCAACCGAATGCCCCGGAGCGCGTCTCTACAAGAAGCTCGGCAAGGCCCGGACCAGCTCCGCCAAACTGCAGGGCCGCTGA